From Bacillus kexueae:
ACACATTTTTTAAAAAATTTTTGTACCAAATTTTTTTGTAAGATTTAGACTTCATTATACCAAAAAAGAGAGTTTTCTTTTTTATTTGGTTGTGTTCGTAATAGTTGGCGAAAGGCGGCGACTCCAGTGGGAACAGCACGAGTCGAAGACCCTGCAGACGAGCTTGCGAGATGAGGAGGCGATAATTTAATGAACCTCTGCTAAAAGCGGCCACGTCCTGTGGCCAACGCAGAGGCCAACACGTCCTGTGCAAGTCCGGAAAGCGTTCGCCTTTCACGATAAAGTGTATGACCAAAAACAACAACCTTTTAGTAAATCCTTGTATTTCAAAAAAAAGAATGGGTGTCCCAGCTACTTTTGGGACACCCTCTTCCTATTGTTATATAGCTGAGCGTTTATGAGAAGCATAATTTGTACGTTCTCTCACTAAGTACTGAAGAAGCCATTTGCATTGCGGCAAAGAAAAGGCAATGAATCTACCAAGAAAAAAGGCAATAAATATCGTGCCTATTCCAACAGGTCCACCTAAAGCCCAACCTAAAATTAAAACAACTAATTCAATCCCATTTCGAACCCACGTAATACTCCAACCCGTCTTTTCCACAATATACAACATAAGACCATCACGAGGGCCAGCTCCAAAATTTGCCGATACATATAAACCTATTCCATACCCAATCACTATAATACCCAATACAAACAAGAATACTTGTATTATAATCTCATTTGGCTTTGGAATTACATAGTCAAAAAAGTCGATAAACAATCCTAACAGTAACATATTTAAAAAAGCCCCCGCTTTAGGGAATGATTTCGTTAAGATCGACGTAATTGTTAATAGAAAAAACCCGACAATTATCGACCACGTTCCAATTGTTAAGCCGAATTTCAGATACAATCCGTAGTGAAAAACATCCCACGGTCCAATCCCTAATATTTTCCCCTTAATCGTTAAAGCAATTCCGAACCCTAAAACGATTAGCCCGATTAAAAAGAAACACCAGCGAATGATCCATTCTCTTTTCATCTAATAAGCACCCTTACCTTGTTATGTTTCAAAACCGCAAAACACTATAACACACTAAACTTTAAATAAAAACCACTCGGAATAGTAAGGAAACCCCTCTAATTCCTTACAAGATGTTTCTTTCTCTTCTATTAAAAAACTTTCCATAAGACTCTTTTTTTAAAAGACTTTTGTTTAGGCTCTTTTCTAAAAGCTTGTTGCTTTTAGTGTGTATTGTTGAGAATCGTTTTTTCCCCTTAGTAATGGATCAACTTGACTCGAGGGATATGAGGAAGGGCCCCACTTGTGCATATCGGCAACGCGGAAAGCAGGTATCTGAAGAGAAATATTAAACATTCATTTTAATAGCAAAGTAAAATGTTTCCCCTTTATAAGCAAGGAGTAGACTACGAGATTTTGAAAAACATTCAGGACGCTGATCAGTGAATTGATACTGACAAAGGTAGCTGAAGAAGAAAAAGAGTGTCATTCGTAAAATGAACCCCCGACCATTCGTCAAGAAAAGAAGTATAAACAAAAGCTTGGGAAAATGCCCCAAGCTTTTTGTATATTAGATAGTTAATCGAGTTGAGTTTTAAGAGTTCTCCTATGTTATATGAACTACTTTTTTATTATTTCGGTAGGTGTTGTAAGTATGGTTGTAAATTCACACCTAATTGATTAGCCAGTCGCATCCCTAACGTTTCATCTGCCCGATAGAAGTTACAAATAGCTCGAAGTACAATATCTTCTCGTACTTGCTTTAGATCGTTCGTTAAATTTTTGATGACCGCTTCTTGTTCTTCATCACTATAACGTCTCCATACTTCTCCCGCTTGATCAAAGTTATTCGGTTTTTCTGTAATATATCGTCCGATGGATTGATGCTGGATGGGTTGTTCTACTTCTTCATAAGAAGAGTCCTCTTTTGGTTCATGATCAAAGCTATTCGGTTCATAGTTAATTGAGCTTTTTTGTTGCTTGAACGGCATATGACCATCTCGTTGATTGTTATGAACTTGCGCAAACGGACAATTAATCGGCAGTTGCAAGTAGTTAGCACCGATTCGATACCGTTGAGTATCAGGATAAGAGAATAGACGCCCTTGTAGTAGTTTATCTTCTGAAGGTAACATGCCTGGTACTAATACACTTGGACTGAAGGCAGAGGACTCTGTTTCAGCAAAAACATTATCCGGATTTTTATTTAAAGTCATTGTTCCAACGAATTCATATGGAATATTATCCTCAAACCAATCCTTTGTTGCATCAAGTGGATTGAAATCAAATTGATGCATATCTTCTGGCTTCAAAACTTGGACATATAAGTCCCATTCAGGATACTCCCCGCGTTCAATTGCCTCGTACAAATCGCGTGATGCATGGTTAAAGTCTTTCGCTTGAATGGCTTCTGCCTCTTCAATAGAAAGATTTTGTACCCCTTGCTTTGGTACCCAACGAAGTTTAACGTATACCGTATTGCCAAATTCGTTTACCCATTTAAACGCGTGGACACTGGATCCCCTCATATGACGATAGTCTTTCGGAATCCCCTCATCTGAGAATAAATGAAGCAACATATTAGTAGACTCAGGTGAAAGCGATACAAAATCCCAGAATCGATTAGGGTCTTGAATATTTGTTCGTGGGTCAGGCTTAAACGCATGCACCATATCAGGAAATTTCATTGCATCGCGTATGAAAAAAACAGGTAAGTTGTTTCCAACGAAATCATAGTTCCCTTCTTCTGTATAAAATTTCACCGCAAATCCTCTAGGGTCACGCAATGTTTCGGGTGAATGTGTGCCGTGAACTACTGTAGAAAATCGAGCAAACACCGGTGTCTCTGTTCCTTCTTCTTGTAAAAACTTCGCCTTTGTATAGCGCTTCATACTGTTCTTCGTTACAAACACGCCATGAGCACCAGCTCCTCTAGCATGAACCACCCGTTCAGGGACTC
This genomic window contains:
- a CDS encoding catalase; translation: MQRRLTTNQGAPIGNNQSSKTAGQNGPTLLEDYQLIEKLAHFDRERVPERVVHARGAGAHGVFVTKNSMKRYTKAKFLQEEGTETPVFARFSTVVHGTHSPETLRDPRGFAVKFYTEEGNYDFVGNNLPVFFIRDAMKFPDMVHAFKPDPRTNIQDPNRFWDFVSLSPESTNMLLHLFSDEGIPKDYRHMRGSSVHAFKWVNEFGNTVYVKLRWVPKQGVQNLSIEEAEAIQAKDFNHASRDLYEAIERGEYPEWDLYVQVLKPEDMHQFDFNPLDATKDWFEDNIPYEFVGTMTLNKNPDNVFAETESSAFSPSVLVPGMLPSEDKLLQGRLFSYPDTQRYRIGANYLQLPINCPFAQVHNNQRDGHMPFKQQKSSINYEPNSFDHEPKEDSSYEEVEQPIQHQSIGRYITEKPNNFDQAGEVWRRYSDEEQEAVIKNLTNDLKQVREDIVLRAICNFYRADETLGMRLANQLGVNLQPYLQHLPK
- a CDS encoding YczE/YyaS/YitT family protein is translated as MKREWIIRWCFFLIGLIVLGFGIALTIKGKILGIGPWDVFHYGLYLKFGLTIGTWSIIVGFFLLTITSILTKSFPKAGAFLNMLLLGLFIDFFDYVIPKPNEIIIQVFLFVLGIIVIGYGIGLYVSANFGAGPRDGLMLYIVEKTGWSITWVRNGIELVVLILGWALGGPVGIGTIFIAFFLGRFIAFSLPQCKWLLQYLVRERTNYASHKRSAI